A single window of Colletes latitarsis isolate SP2378_abdomen chromosome 4, iyColLati1, whole genome shotgun sequence DNA harbors:
- the Atp8a gene encoding ATPase phospholipid transporting 8A1 isoform X3 encodes MQPTARGSPRVPSPGSLRPFTPPDLSSIPHMDGTPPQGSGVRSSFSSASGRANDGKQEQPGPYIIGSPIDLGSIDNVDNIGLRIDPLSSGRRRTREHIELQEAGPPELSSEANTNMEIARTKVIQWYNELRSRIQLYLHAQNLGPIRTENGGSQGGDQRSSRQHDSNEERVVFINAPHQPAKYKNNRISTAKYSFLSFIPMFLFEQFRRYSNCFFLFIALMQQIPDVSPTGRYTTLVPLIFILSVSALKEIVEDIKRHRADDEINMREVEVLRNGQWQWIQWRHVAVGDVVKVHNNNFFPADLILLSSSEPQGMSFIETANLDGETNLKIRQAHPDTASYLDTAELMNLHANVQCEAPNRHLYEFNGVLRETNKQSVALGPDQVLLRGAMLRNTRWVFGVVIYTGHDTKLMQNNTTTAPLKRSTLDRLTNTQILMLFFILLLLCVLSAVFNVLWTKANKDGLWYLGLKEEMTKNFAFNLLTFIILFNNLIPISLQVTLEVVRFVQATFINMDIEMYHSETDTPAMARTSNLNEELGMVNYVFTDKTGTLTKNVMEFKRCSIGGKIYDLPNPLNDDEGGSSINNELIKDILEGRSVQDSSRPGDKKIANHATVVHEFMILLSVCHTVIPEKIDDTIIYHAASPDERALVDGARKFNYVFDTRTPSYVEIVTLGERLRYDVLNVIEFTSARKRMSLIVKTPEGKIKLFCKGADSVIYERLCPAPVENSDPDQVSLDDFRDATLEHLELFATEGLRTLCFAVADIPDNFYQWWRETYHTATISLGNREKMIDNAANLIETKLRLLGATAIEDQLQDQVPETIQSLLQADINVWVLTGDKQETAINIGYSCRLITHGMPLYIINESSLDKTREVIIQRCLDFGIDLKCQNEVALIIDGNTLDYALSCDIRMDFLDLCSSCKVVICCRVSPMQKAEVVDLITSNKKAVTLAIGDGANDVAMIQKAHIGVGISGVEGLQAACASDYSIAQFRFLKRLLFVHGSWNYSRMCKLILYSFYKNICLYVIELWFAMYSGWSGQILFERWSIGLYNVVFTAAPPLAMGLFDKVCSAETHLAHPGLYATKNTGESSFNIKVFWVWIINALIHSSLLYWLSLMALKEDVIWGNGREGGYIVLGNFVYTYVVVTVCGKAGLIINSWTWVTHLATWGSILLWFLFILIYSNFWPTLNVGAVMLGNDRMLFSSPVFWLGLVLIPLAVLLLDVTVKAVKNTVWKSVTAAARENEIRKSDPGDIFNSHDYRSSWICILSRGRRLGDSDGCDQSLRHKSSKTRRHVILIIAKNLYRCIL; translated from the exons ATGCAACCAACTGCCAGGGGGAGCCCCCGGGTTCCCAGTCCTGGCTCGTTGCGTCCTTTCACACCTCCGGATCTCTCTTCCATACCTCATATGGACGGTACACCCCCGCAAGGCAGCGGTGTTCGTAGCAGTTTCTCATCCGCCAGTGGCCGTGCCAACGACGGAAAGCAAGAACAGCCCGGGCCTTATATAATTGGTAGTCCCATCGATCTGGGGAGTATCGACAACGTTGACAATATCGGCCTACGAATAGACCCTCTATCGAGCGGACGACGAAGGACACGCGAGCACATCGAGTTGCAGGAGGCTGGACCGCCCGAGTTGAGTTCCGAAG CAAACACCAATATGGAAATAGCGCGTACTAAGGTGATACAATGGTACAACGAACTCAGATCCCGCATTCAACTTTATTTGCACGCTCAAAATC TTGGCCCAATAAGAACGGAAAATGGCGGGTCTCAAGGTGGCGATCAACGCTCCTCACGGCAACACGATAGCAATGAAGAAAGGGTGGTTTTTATTAATGCCCCTCATCAACCCGCGAAATATAAAAACAATCGCATTTCCACTGCGAAATATTCATTTCTTTCGTTCATACCTATGTTCCTTTTTGAACAATTTCGGCGATACAGTAATTGCTTCTTCCTGTTCATTGCTCTTATGCAG caaataccagatgtgtCACCAACAGGACGATATACAACTTTAGTTccattaatttttattcttaGTGTATCTGCATTGAAAGAGATAGTTGAAGACATT AAAAGGCACAGAGCAGATGATGAAATAAACATGAGAGAAGTGGAAGTTTTGAGAAATGGTCAATGGCAATGGATTCAGTGGAGACATGTTGCAGTTGGTGATGTGGTTAAG GTCCACAACAATAATTTCTTCCCTGCTGATTTGATCTTATTATCATCATCAGAACCACAGGGTATGTCTTTCATAGAGACTGCCAATTTGGATGGGGAGACAAATTTGAAAATTCGGCAAGCCCATCCTGATACTGCCAGTTATTTGGATACTGCAGAATTAATGAATCTTCATGCAAATGTCCAATGTGAAGCACCAAACAGGCACCTATATGAATTTAATGGAGTGTTACGGGAAACTAATAAACA AAGCGTAGCTTTGGGACCCGATCAAGTACTGCTTCGCGGTGCAATGCTACGGAATACACGTTGGGTATTTGGTGTGGTAATTTATACAGGACATGATACAAAACTTATGCAGAATAATACTACAACTGCGCCATTAAAAAGATCGACCTTAGACAGACTGACCAATACACAAATACTCATGCTATTCTTTATACTTCTTTTGCTATGTGTTCTATCTGCCGTGTTTAATGTTTTGTGGACAAAAGCTAACAAGGACGGATTATGGTATTTAGGtttaaaag agGAAATGACTAAGAACTTTGCTTTTAATTtgttaacatttattattttatttaacaatttgATACCAATTTCATTGCAAGTCACGTTGGAAGTTGTGAGATTTGTTCAAGCTACATTTATTAATATGGACATTGAAATGTATCATTCAGAAACAGATACTCCCGCAATGGCTCGTACCAGTAATCTTAATGAAGAACTTGGTATGGTTAATTATGTATTCACTGATAAAACCGGAACACTTACAAAAAATGTAATGGAATTTAAACGATGTTCAATTGGTGGTAAAATATACGA TTTGCCAAATCCTTTAAATGATGATGAAGGTGGTAGTAGTATTAACAATGAACTAATTAAAGATATACTTGAAGGAAGATCTGTACAAGATTCTTCTCGTCCCGGtgataagaaaattgcaaacCATGCAACAGTAGTGCATGAGTTTATGATTCTGCTATCAGTATGTCATACTGTTATTCCCGAAAAGATAGATGATACTATAATTTATCATGCTGCATCTCCag ATGAAAGAGCATTAGTAGATGGAGCGCGTAAATTTAATTATGTATTCGATACTAGAACGCCAAGTTATGTGGAAATAGTAACTTTGGGCGAAAGACTTCGATATGACGTGTTGAATGTAATAGAATTCACGTCGGCTAGAAAAAGAATGTCGTTGATTGTAAAAACGCCAGAAGGAAAAATCAAACTTTTTTGCAAAGGAGCTGATTCCGTTATTTACGAAAGACTATGTCCGGCTCCTGTGGAAAATAGTGATCCGGATCAGGTTAGCTTAGACGATTTCCGAGATGCAACATTGGAACATTTAGAATTGTTTGCAACTGAAGGTTTAAGAACACTTTGTTTTGCTGTCGCCGATATACCCGACAATTTTTATCAA TGGTGGCGTGAAACATATCATACGGCAACAATCAGTTTGGGGAATCGTGAGAAAATGATCGATAATGCAGCAAATcttattgaaacaaaattaaGATTATTAGGAGCCACTGCGATTGAAGATCAATTACAGGATCag gtACCAGAAACAATACAATCACTTTTACAAGCTGATATCAATGTTTGGGTATTAACTGGGGATAAGCAGGAGACTGCCATTAATATTGGCTACTCCTGTAGATTGATTACACATGGAATGccattgtatattattaatgAGTCGTCATTAGAT AAAACGAGAGAGGTTATAATACAACGCTGCCTCGATTTCGGGATCGATTTAAAATGTCAGAATGAAGTAGCCCTTATTATAGATGGAAATACATTAGATTATGCATTATCCTGTGATATTAGAATGGACTTTCTGGATTTATGTTCATCTTGCAAAGTTGTTATTTGTTGCAGAGTTTCACCAATGCAGAAAGCTGAG gtaGTTGATTTAATTACAAGTAATAAAAAAGCTGTGACACTTGCGATCGGAGATGGTGCAAACGATGTTGCAATGATTCAGAAAGCCCATATTGGTGTTG GAATTTCTGGCGTTGAAGGTCTTCAAGCAGCTTGTGCTTCTGACTATTCTATCGCACAGTTTCGTTTTCTGAAACGCCTATTGTTTGTTCATGGTTCTTGGAACTATAGTAGAATGTGTAAACTGATATTATActcattttacaaaaatatttgtctGTATGTCATTGAATTGTGGTTTGCTATGTATTCCGGCTGGTCCGGGCAAATCCTTTTTGAAAGATGGTCTATCGGTCTTTACAATGTT GTCTTTACAGCAGCACCTCCATTAGCTATGGGACTTTTTGATAAAGTATGTTCCGCAGAAACTCATTTAGCTCATCCGGGATTATATGCTACTAAGAATACTGGAGAATCGTCATTTAATATTAAG GTATTTTGGGTATGGATCATAAACGCTTTAATACATTCATCTCTGCTTTATTGGTTATCACTAATGGCTCTAAAAGAGGATGTAATATGGGGAAACGGTAGAGAGGGTGGTTACATCGTCTTGGGAAATTTTGTGTATACC TATGTTGTAGTGACAGTGTGCGGAAAGGCaggtttaataataaattcctGGACGTGGGTCACTCATTTAGCAACATGGGGATCTATTTTGCTTTGGTTCTTATTTATTCTTATATATAG TAACTTTTGGCCTACATTAAATGTGGGTGCCGTAATGCTAGGCAATGATAGAATGCTGTTTTCTTCGCCTGTCTTTTGGCTGGGTTTGGTACTTATACCGTTAGCAGTATTGCTTTTGGATGTTACAGTTAAAGC AGTGAAGAATACAGTGTGGAAGTCTGTAACCGCGGCAGCTAGAGAAAATGAAATCCGAAAATCCGACCCTGGAGACATATTTAACAGCCATGATTATAGAAGCTC ATGGATTTGCATTCTCTCAAGAGGAAGGAGGCTCGGTGACTCAGACGGATGTGATCAGAGCTTACGACACAAATCTTCCAAAACCAGGCGGCATGTGATCTTAATAATAGCGAAAAATCTATACAGATGTATATTATAA
- the Atp8a gene encoding ATPase phospholipid transporting 8A1 isoform X1, which yields MQPTARGSPRVPSPGSLRPFTPPDLSSIPHMDGTPPQGSGVRSSFSSASGRANDGKQEQPGPYIIGSPIDLGSIDNVDNIGLRIDPLSSGRRRTREHIELQEAGPPELSSEANTNMEIARTKVIQWYNELRSRIQLYLHAQNLGPIRTENGGSQGGDQRSSRQHDSNEERVVFINAPHQPAKYKNNRISTAKYSFLSFIPMFLFEQFRRYSNCFFLFIALMQQIPDVSPTGRYTTLVPLIFILSVSALKEIVEDIKRHRADDEINMREVEVLRNGQWQWIQWRHVAVGDVVKVHNNNFFPADLILLSSSEPQGMSFIETANLDGETNLKIRQAHPDTASYLDTAELMNLHANVQCEAPNRHLYEFNGVLRETNKQSVALGPDQVLLRGAMLRNTRWVFGVVIYTGHDTKLMQNNTTTAPLKRSTLDRLTNTQILMLFFILLLLCVLSAVFNVLWTKANKDGLWYLGLKEEMTKNFAFNLLTFIILFNNLIPISLQVTLEVVRFVQATFINMDIEMYHSETDTPAMARTSNLNEELGMVNYVFTDKTGTLTKNVMEFKRCSIGGKIYDLPNPLNDDEGGSSINNELIKDILEGRSVQDSSRPGDKKIANHATVVHEFMILLSVCHTVIPEKIDDTIIYHAASPDERALVDGARKFNYVFDTRTPSYVEIVTLGERLRYDVLNVIEFTSARKRMSLIVKTPEGKIKLFCKGADSVIYERLCPAPVENSDPDQVSLDDFRDATLEHLELFATEGLRTLCFAVADIPDNFYQWWRETYHTATISLGNREKMIDNAANLIETKLRLLGATAIEDQLQDQVPETIQSLLQADINVWVLTGDKQETAINIGYSCRLITHGMPLYIINESSLDKTREVIIQRCLDFGIDLKCQNEVALIIDGNTLDYALSCDIRMDFLDLCSSCKVVICCRVSPMQKAEVVDLITSNKKAVTLAIGDGANDVAMIQKAHIGVGISGVEGLQAACASDYSIAQFRFLKRLLFVHGSWNYSRMCKLILYSFYKNICLYVIELWFAMYSGWSGQILFERWSIGLYNVVFTAAPPLAMGLFDKVCSAETHLAHPGLYATKNTGESSFNIKVFWVWIINALIHSSLLYWLSLMALKEDVIWGNGREGGYIVLGNFVYTYVVVTVCGKAGLIINSWTWVTHLATWGSILLWFLFILIYSNFWPTLNVGAVMLGNDRMLFSSPVFWLGLVLIPLAVLLLDVTVKAVKNTVWKSVTAAARENEIRKSDPGDIFNSHDYRSSLTETARLLKNVKSVFTRRSNTASRVNVEVELSHGFAFSQEEGGSVTQTDVIRAYDTNLPKPGGM from the exons ATGCAACCAACTGCCAGGGGGAGCCCCCGGGTTCCCAGTCCTGGCTCGTTGCGTCCTTTCACACCTCCGGATCTCTCTTCCATACCTCATATGGACGGTACACCCCCGCAAGGCAGCGGTGTTCGTAGCAGTTTCTCATCCGCCAGTGGCCGTGCCAACGACGGAAAGCAAGAACAGCCCGGGCCTTATATAATTGGTAGTCCCATCGATCTGGGGAGTATCGACAACGTTGACAATATCGGCCTACGAATAGACCCTCTATCGAGCGGACGACGAAGGACACGCGAGCACATCGAGTTGCAGGAGGCTGGACCGCCCGAGTTGAGTTCCGAAG CAAACACCAATATGGAAATAGCGCGTACTAAGGTGATACAATGGTACAACGAACTCAGATCCCGCATTCAACTTTATTTGCACGCTCAAAATC TTGGCCCAATAAGAACGGAAAATGGCGGGTCTCAAGGTGGCGATCAACGCTCCTCACGGCAACACGATAGCAATGAAGAAAGGGTGGTTTTTATTAATGCCCCTCATCAACCCGCGAAATATAAAAACAATCGCATTTCCACTGCGAAATATTCATTTCTTTCGTTCATACCTATGTTCCTTTTTGAACAATTTCGGCGATACAGTAATTGCTTCTTCCTGTTCATTGCTCTTATGCAG caaataccagatgtgtCACCAACAGGACGATATACAACTTTAGTTccattaatttttattcttaGTGTATCTGCATTGAAAGAGATAGTTGAAGACATT AAAAGGCACAGAGCAGATGATGAAATAAACATGAGAGAAGTGGAAGTTTTGAGAAATGGTCAATGGCAATGGATTCAGTGGAGACATGTTGCAGTTGGTGATGTGGTTAAG GTCCACAACAATAATTTCTTCCCTGCTGATTTGATCTTATTATCATCATCAGAACCACAGGGTATGTCTTTCATAGAGACTGCCAATTTGGATGGGGAGACAAATTTGAAAATTCGGCAAGCCCATCCTGATACTGCCAGTTATTTGGATACTGCAGAATTAATGAATCTTCATGCAAATGTCCAATGTGAAGCACCAAACAGGCACCTATATGAATTTAATGGAGTGTTACGGGAAACTAATAAACA AAGCGTAGCTTTGGGACCCGATCAAGTACTGCTTCGCGGTGCAATGCTACGGAATACACGTTGGGTATTTGGTGTGGTAATTTATACAGGACATGATACAAAACTTATGCAGAATAATACTACAACTGCGCCATTAAAAAGATCGACCTTAGACAGACTGACCAATACACAAATACTCATGCTATTCTTTATACTTCTTTTGCTATGTGTTCTATCTGCCGTGTTTAATGTTTTGTGGACAAAAGCTAACAAGGACGGATTATGGTATTTAGGtttaaaag agGAAATGACTAAGAACTTTGCTTTTAATTtgttaacatttattattttatttaacaatttgATACCAATTTCATTGCAAGTCACGTTGGAAGTTGTGAGATTTGTTCAAGCTACATTTATTAATATGGACATTGAAATGTATCATTCAGAAACAGATACTCCCGCAATGGCTCGTACCAGTAATCTTAATGAAGAACTTGGTATGGTTAATTATGTATTCACTGATAAAACCGGAACACTTACAAAAAATGTAATGGAATTTAAACGATGTTCAATTGGTGGTAAAATATACGA TTTGCCAAATCCTTTAAATGATGATGAAGGTGGTAGTAGTATTAACAATGAACTAATTAAAGATATACTTGAAGGAAGATCTGTACAAGATTCTTCTCGTCCCGGtgataagaaaattgcaaacCATGCAACAGTAGTGCATGAGTTTATGATTCTGCTATCAGTATGTCATACTGTTATTCCCGAAAAGATAGATGATACTATAATTTATCATGCTGCATCTCCag ATGAAAGAGCATTAGTAGATGGAGCGCGTAAATTTAATTATGTATTCGATACTAGAACGCCAAGTTATGTGGAAATAGTAACTTTGGGCGAAAGACTTCGATATGACGTGTTGAATGTAATAGAATTCACGTCGGCTAGAAAAAGAATGTCGTTGATTGTAAAAACGCCAGAAGGAAAAATCAAACTTTTTTGCAAAGGAGCTGATTCCGTTATTTACGAAAGACTATGTCCGGCTCCTGTGGAAAATAGTGATCCGGATCAGGTTAGCTTAGACGATTTCCGAGATGCAACATTGGAACATTTAGAATTGTTTGCAACTGAAGGTTTAAGAACACTTTGTTTTGCTGTCGCCGATATACCCGACAATTTTTATCAA TGGTGGCGTGAAACATATCATACGGCAACAATCAGTTTGGGGAATCGTGAGAAAATGATCGATAATGCAGCAAATcttattgaaacaaaattaaGATTATTAGGAGCCACTGCGATTGAAGATCAATTACAGGATCag gtACCAGAAACAATACAATCACTTTTACAAGCTGATATCAATGTTTGGGTATTAACTGGGGATAAGCAGGAGACTGCCATTAATATTGGCTACTCCTGTAGATTGATTACACATGGAATGccattgtatattattaatgAGTCGTCATTAGAT AAAACGAGAGAGGTTATAATACAACGCTGCCTCGATTTCGGGATCGATTTAAAATGTCAGAATGAAGTAGCCCTTATTATAGATGGAAATACATTAGATTATGCATTATCCTGTGATATTAGAATGGACTTTCTGGATTTATGTTCATCTTGCAAAGTTGTTATTTGTTGCAGAGTTTCACCAATGCAGAAAGCTGAG gtaGTTGATTTAATTACAAGTAATAAAAAAGCTGTGACACTTGCGATCGGAGATGGTGCAAACGATGTTGCAATGATTCAGAAAGCCCATATTGGTGTTG GAATTTCTGGCGTTGAAGGTCTTCAAGCAGCTTGTGCTTCTGACTATTCTATCGCACAGTTTCGTTTTCTGAAACGCCTATTGTTTGTTCATGGTTCTTGGAACTATAGTAGAATGTGTAAACTGATATTATActcattttacaaaaatatttgtctGTATGTCATTGAATTGTGGTTTGCTATGTATTCCGGCTGGTCCGGGCAAATCCTTTTTGAAAGATGGTCTATCGGTCTTTACAATGTT GTCTTTACAGCAGCACCTCCATTAGCTATGGGACTTTTTGATAAAGTATGTTCCGCAGAAACTCATTTAGCTCATCCGGGATTATATGCTACTAAGAATACTGGAGAATCGTCATTTAATATTAAG GTATTTTGGGTATGGATCATAAACGCTTTAATACATTCATCTCTGCTTTATTGGTTATCACTAATGGCTCTAAAAGAGGATGTAATATGGGGAAACGGTAGAGAGGGTGGTTACATCGTCTTGGGAAATTTTGTGTATACC TATGTTGTAGTGACAGTGTGCGGAAAGGCaggtttaataataaattcctGGACGTGGGTCACTCATTTAGCAACATGGGGATCTATTTTGCTTTGGTTCTTATTTATTCTTATATATAG TAACTTTTGGCCTACATTAAATGTGGGTGCCGTAATGCTAGGCAATGATAGAATGCTGTTTTCTTCGCCTGTCTTTTGGCTGGGTTTGGTACTTATACCGTTAGCAGTATTGCTTTTGGATGTTACAGTTAAAGC AGTGAAGAATACAGTGTGGAAGTCTGTAACCGCGGCAGCTAGAGAAAATGAAATCCGAAAATCCGACCCTGGAGACATATTTAACAGCCATGATTATAGAAGCTC ATTGACGGAGACGGCACGGCTACTGAAAAACGTAAAAAGTGTTTTCACCAGGCGATCGAACACCGCCTCCAGAGTTAATGTCGAGGTGGAACTATCAC ATGGATTTGCATTCTCTCAAGAGGAAGGAGGCTCGGTGACTCAGACGGATGTGATCAGAGCTTACGACACAAATCTTCCAAAACCAGGCGGCATGTGA